aaaaaaaaaaaaaaaagataaaagcaaaatatgcttAGTGCTGTATAtcctctttatttataaaataattctttactgatatttaactttgttttatggTCAGTAAATTCTTATTTGTCATGGTTAAAGaactgagattctttccttaatTGAGAATTAATTATCTTACATAACTTGCATTTTCAAAGAATGTGGATATTCTATATAACACTAACATTGCACATTATTACACATCATTCTTTTATAGATTTAAGTAATATCTAGGCCCTTCTTCATCTTCAGGTCATAATCCTGAATATGAACCAAACTGGTTGTGAAACTGGGAAGGTGCTACTTGTTAGAGGATTTTGGTAGACTACTGTGTAAATCATCTTTAttgtactgatattttaaaaacaaaagcttttgTAGATTGAAAAAAATTGCAGTTAATGTTcaggaatttttaagaaaatagtcaCAGGGGACCTAATTGTATTAAATGATTAGTCATTTCATAATTATCATTACAAACAATAATGgttataatttgtttaataaagtattttaggGTAAAGACAAAACGGGGAAATGTATGCACATgcaattaattataaaaacataaccaAACTTTAACTGATTGCCCAGTTCTGGATATGAAGACAATCAAGAAAAGATTTGGTGTTCTTGATTGTCTTCATATCTAGAACTGGGCAGTCAGTTAAAGGAGCAGGCTGTGTGTTGGTGTCAGGATTGAGGTTAGGGAGATTCCATCTGGAAAAAGCAACAGTGTGTGTCCAGAACTGTAACACAAACATGATAAGAGAAATCtacttttctagggtttttaggttTAATTAGCtaactgtatttatatatagCTTCTGAAATGTTAGCATTTATTAACATTGTGCTTGAAACAAATTGgttatttaaatctatttataatcattttatataatagAAAGCATCCTTGATCATATTCTATTTGATATTCAGATATAtttaggaattagaaaaaaaatttttgtttacataggtaattttctttgttgtaaTAAATGGCTTCATTTCTTTTGTCTTAGCTTGTTGGAAATCAAATTAGAAGTTTTTTATTATGAGACAACATATAAACAGCTACATTGTGGAAAGTGAACTTGCCTTCTAAAGTCTTCTAGGGCTTTATCTATCTTTATTAAGTTTGCTTTGATTCAGTTATGAAATAAGGTTTTTAGTTGaatattcatgaaataattctatcaactatatctacatttttaatcGCATTATTTATAACTTCTTAATACCTTTTCTGATCTTGGATAATTTAAATGCAGCATGGTTTTTCCTGATTATTAGTCATTCTGGCAAATATTCCaggaatatgttaaaatatattggtAATTTCATAACTAAATGAAGGCTTTTCAGTTTAATGACTATTCTTTCCGGGGTGTTCTTAGGCTGACTCAGTCATTGTATATGAATACCATAGAAATAGGGAATGCATGTTAAAAATTGTCAGTTATTATTCTTGTGTTATGCATTGTGAGTTCCCTCATAAAAGACATGCTCACAAAACTCGTTTACTCTGACTAATGGTGCTATGAAATGGAATAGTATATGTTTTCCACCAGAGGGAGTCTTACCTATGACtccatgccctttttttttttttttaattctcaaagaGGGCAAACACAGTTTTccttccctattttatagatagaagttactattttcatcattatttttaaagcaaacctcCTGTGTGTTACACTTAAGTCTCAGTGGTTGATCAGTGTAGGCTTCTTTGACAATCGTTTCTGATCTTTAGCTGAGTCTAGATGGTAAAAGTGAACCAGTGAAAGGGAAgaatgagttttgttttggatggcatctcattattttttattttctttttatttatatatttgtttttcttattttttttctttttgattttaataCCTCCACCCTACttacagatattttttattttcttgacaacCCTGATAAATGATGGATTGGAGGATCAGACTTGTTGACATCACTGATGAGGCTTGTCTTGTTGCTTTGTCTTCTCTGGCTAACATTccttagtaaaaatatttctattttttttctttattttatttggtcattatttcattttgagcttttttcatttattactagATAAGCGAGTTTTGAGTGTCAAATTTGCACTTAATTTGTTTTTGGTACTGTCATAAGGACTGTAGCATACACAGCATACTACAACTGTaactttttatgaaaatatacattttttgaagatgACTTCAGAAACTGAGGGAGAGAGACCCACTTGAGACTAGGCAGCAAACTGTGAAGGAGAAATGAGCAACATGGTGTGCAGGAGCAAAGTTTCATACTGTATATCTCTACTCTAAGTGTACAATGCCTATAAATGGAAAGTATGCTTTCTTGGCTTTCCTTTAGCTTATTTTCCAAGCAAGAACTATTGTTGTTGGTAATTTAGGTACATGGAATAGTAAGTTGAAGTCTTGaattcttatttaataataatacactTAATACATTGTCAGTGTTTAATTTTGTCTTCCCATTGTTCTTATTCCTGCTAGTTTTCACAAATAGAAAACTTACACTGAAGGGGAAAATTGCCTTAATGATCATTGTGGGTGTGTTTTTTcctctatcttttatttttaggtgcagttttcttggttattttttgcAGGAGCTAtccctgtatttttttcattttttattgtaactcTCCTATGCCATTATAATAATTGGGATCCTGTGATGTTGGGAATCAGaagaatatttgcttttatatgcagaaaacatcGAATTCAGAGGTACGTTTAGTcccaatacacatttttaaaaatagtgtttgctAGATAACTGAGAATTGCATCATGCTGGCCTAGCTTTTAGAGATTTTGTGAGGAATTATTGAAAGATGATAACTTATATGTTATGgcagatgaaaataatttgtttagatcTTTTGGGTAAtaagattctttctctttctttcttctttctttctttctttctttctttctttctttctttctttttctttctctctctttttctttccttttctttccctctttctttcttctctttcttctttttttctctttcttgacagagtcttgctctgtagcccagcctggagtgcaatggcatgatctcagctcactgcaacctctgcctcctgggttcaagtgattctcctgcctcagcctcctgagtagctgggattacaggcgtgcaccaccatgcccagctaatttttgtatttttaatagaggcaggtttcaccgtgttggccaggctggccttgaattcccgaccacaagtgatttgcctgcctagtatctat
The genomic region above belongs to Gorilla gorilla gorilla isolate KB3781 chromosome 12, NHGRI_mGorGor1-v2.1_pri, whole genome shotgun sequence and contains:
- the LOC129531748 gene encoding solute carrier family 35 member F5-like, which gives rise to MCMQKVQFSWLFFAGAIPVFFSFFIVTLLCHYNNWDPVMLGIRRIFAFICRKHRIQRVPEDSEQCESLISMHSVSQEDGAS